A window of Venenivibrio stagnispumantis genomic DNA:
GAAAAGCTCAATTTATACAGCAAGCTCCAGAAGATATATTAGAAAAAGTAAAAGATTATATTTGTCTTTTGATAGATTATTAAATAAATTGTGCTATACTTATAAGGAACTGAAAACCTCTTTGCCATTCTAACTCCTCTAATAATATTTCGTTTGTAGCGTGTCTATGAGGAGTTGAAATCGGATATTTTTTAACTTAAAATTAATGGTATTATGGAAGATTTAGAAAAGATAAACGGAACGCTTATATGGTATTATTATATTTGTCCGAGGGAAGTTTGGTATATAGGACATAGTATTGAAGCAGACCAAGAAAATGACTTTTTATTATTAGGAAAACATATTCATGAGATATTTTATAAAAGAGAGAAAAAAGAAATTTTTATTGATAATACTATAAAAATAGATATTCTTTCTTCTAAAAAGATAGTCGGAGAGATAAAAAAATCATCTAAATATCTAAAAAGTGCAATAATGCAAGTAGCATTTTATTTGCTTTATTTAAAACAAAAAGGTATATTTTTAGAAGGAGAACTTCTTATACCGGAAGAAAG
This region includes:
- the cas4 gene encoding CRISPR-associated protein Cas4, which codes for MEDLEKINGTLIWYYYICPREVWYIGHSIEADQENDFLLLGKHIHEIFYKREKKEIFIDNTIKIDILSSKKIVGEIKKSSKYLKSAIMQVAFYLLYLKQKGIFLEGELLIPEERKKEKITLTQEIEKELFTAIKEIKNILNKDKPPKPLKIQYCKTCAYKEMCWS